The proteins below are encoded in one region of Bremerella sp. P1:
- a CDS encoding ABC transporter permease, whose product MKEDRFSWKTIVLPLLVLLLTVALWQAIIVVSGLEPYILPGPWDVGKTMWQRGGSLFLYSFRTGMVAISGFLISVVLGVSVSLLFSQSSIIRQSGYPYAIFFQTVPIVAVAPLVIAIFGYGVLSVIVVTTMISLFPIITATTTGLITVDQGLLDLFRVNKATRWQILWKLQFPGAIRYLLTGMKTSAGLAVVGAIVGEFFAGHSSGHQGLGYFILVSQNQINTTSLFAGTICSTLLGVVVFATISLLGRLLLWRWAGEG is encoded by the coding sequence ATGAAGGAAGACCGCTTCAGTTGGAAAACCATCGTGCTGCCGCTTCTAGTGCTGTTGCTGACCGTGGCTCTGTGGCAAGCGATCATCGTCGTCAGCGGATTGGAGCCGTACATCTTGCCGGGGCCGTGGGATGTCGGCAAAACGATGTGGCAGCGCGGCGGCTCGCTCTTTCTGTATTCCTTTCGCACCGGCATGGTCGCGATCAGTGGGTTTCTGATCTCGGTCGTGTTGGGCGTGAGCGTGTCGCTTCTATTTTCGCAGTCGTCGATCATTCGCCAAAGCGGCTACCCTTACGCGATCTTCTTTCAGACCGTGCCGATCGTCGCCGTCGCTCCGCTGGTAATCGCCATCTTTGGCTATGGCGTGCTGAGCGTGATCGTGGTGACGACGATGATCAGCCTGTTCCCGATCATCACCGCGACGACGACTGGACTGATCACGGTCGATCAGGGGCTGCTCGATCTGTTTCGTGTGAACAAAGCGACCCGTTGGCAGATTCTGTGGAAGCTGCAATTCCCGGGTGCGATTCGCTACCTTTTGACCGGCATGAAAACCAGTGCCGGACTGGCGGTGGTCGGAGCGATCGTGGGCGAGTTCTTCGCGGGGCACTCGAGCGGTCATCAAGGGCTGGGTTATTTTATTCTGGTTTCGCAAAATCAAATTAACACGACGAGCCTGTTCGCCGGGACGATATGCAGTACGCTGTTGGGTGTCGTCGTCTTTGCGACGATTTCACTACTGGGCCGTCTGCTGCTGTGGCGGTGGGCAGGGGAGGGATAA
- a CDS encoding ABC transporter ATP-binding protein, whose translation MSAIEFRQLEKRFSPESLVLSVDELDIPAGQFVSLVGPSGCGKSTLLRLVANLDQPTSGQLKLAQNEASERAFVFQDANLIPWRTAWENIQLPLELRGPLTREHQTAIEAAIRMVGLRPEDSRKFPRMLSGGMRMRVSLARALVTQPNILLMDEPFAALDDLLRNQLNEQLLDLWQQQKWTTLFVTHNVAEAVFLSQRILVMHAQPGRIVADMTVPFEYPRRGPLRSDPDFARFCGEVMGRLAGVPA comes from the coding sequence GTGTCCGCTATTGAATTTCGTCAACTCGAGAAGCGTTTTTCGCCCGAATCGCTAGTGCTTTCGGTCGACGAGCTTGATATCCCCGCAGGGCAGTTTGTATCCCTTGTCGGTCCCTCAGGTTGCGGTAAATCGACTCTGCTGCGATTGGTCGCGAATCTCGACCAGCCCACGAGTGGCCAGCTTAAGCTCGCCCAAAACGAAGCCAGCGAGCGGGCCTTTGTCTTTCAGGATGCGAACCTTATCCCCTGGAGGACGGCCTGGGAGAACATTCAGTTACCACTGGAGCTCCGTGGCCCACTTACGCGAGAGCATCAGACCGCCATCGAGGCCGCGATTCGGATGGTTGGTTTGCGGCCGGAAGATTCTCGAAAATTTCCGCGAATGCTTTCCGGCGGGATGCGAATGCGGGTTTCCCTGGCCCGGGCCCTGGTCACGCAGCCGAACATCCTGCTGATGGACGAACCCTTCGCCGCGCTCGATGACCTACTGCGGAATCAACTCAACGAGCAACTGCTCGATCTCTGGCAGCAGCAGAAGTGGACGACGCTGTTCGTGACGCATAACGTCGCCGAGGCGGTCTTTTTGAGTCAACGGATTCTGGTCATGCATGCTCAGCCGGGACGGATCGTGGCCGATATGACCGTTCCGTTCGAGTACCCACGTCGTGGCCCACTGCGGAGCGATCCCGATTTCGCCAGGTTCTGTGGGGAGGTCATGGGCCGCCTGGCAGGAGTGCCTGCGTGA
- a CDS encoding DUF1592 domain-containing protein, whose product MQRLSLIAIFVLTAAINDSIAAETKQPTADFSKIQPVLENYCYGCHGYGAEEGGVVLDSLHENPQASQEAWLAVWRNLRAQTMPPADEDQPSQEERDLVGNWIQSNVFKLDPKNPDPGRVTIRRLNRDEYRYTIEDLFGYRYKVDENFPPDDTGYGFDTIGDVLSMSPLMTEKYFDAAQEIVKEVVPTDGKQDVWYKRVFFDGPPPEGEKEREEYARKILKHFSSKAFRRPVEEETLNRLVEIQKHISSLPDRNFEHGIAQAFAAILISPQFLFRAEIQPEPNNPGKVVNVDEYALASRLSYFLWSSLPDDELTKLASEGKLRENLRAQVDRMIDDPKSERFVERFVGQWLQAQDVESLSIDARRALGIRDLGDSLRVFSRTVRRAMREETEMLFEYVLKENRSAGELLTADYTFLNEPLAKFYGLEGIKDLDKSRMKKVDLPKDSKRGGILTQGTFLVVTSNPTRTSPVKRGLFILDNILGTPPPPAPPNVPALEEIRQRGKRLTMREQMELHASEALCKSCHSRMDPLGLSLEKFTYIGQYQEDDNGQPIETSGKLITGEEFSSVKELSRVLANERKVDFYRCLTEKMLTYALGRGLEYYDTPTVDIIVDDMLAKDGKLRDMIHTIVDSAPFQKRRGDGDLLSSAQ is encoded by the coding sequence ATGCAACGACTTTCCCTCATTGCGATCTTCGTACTGACGGCTGCTATCAACGATAGCATCGCCGCCGAGACGAAACAGCCCACCGCAGACTTCTCGAAGATTCAACCCGTCTTAGAGAACTACTGTTACGGCTGCCATGGTTATGGTGCCGAGGAAGGTGGAGTCGTGCTCGATTCGCTGCACGAGAATCCTCAGGCTTCGCAAGAAGCGTGGTTAGCCGTCTGGCGTAACCTGCGTGCTCAGACCATGCCCCCTGCCGACGAAGATCAACCGTCGCAGGAAGAACGCGACCTGGTCGGAAATTGGATCCAATCCAACGTCTTCAAGCTCGACCCGAAGAACCCCGATCCGGGCCGCGTGACGATCCGTCGCTTGAACCGTGACGAGTATCGCTACACCATCGAAGACCTCTTCGGCTACCGCTATAAGGTCGACGAAAACTTCCCACCGGACGACACCGGTTACGGCTTCGACACGATCGGCGATGTGCTGTCGATGTCGCCGCTGATGACCGAGAAGTACTTCGACGCCGCTCAAGAGATCGTTAAAGAAGTCGTCCCAACCGACGGCAAGCAAGACGTCTGGTACAAACGGGTCTTCTTCGACGGTCCACCACCGGAAGGTGAGAAGGAACGTGAAGAGTACGCCCGCAAGATTCTGAAGCACTTCAGCTCGAAGGCCTTTCGCCGACCGGTGGAAGAGGAAACGCTCAACCGCCTGGTCGAAATCCAAAAACACATCAGCTCGCTGCCCGATCGCAACTTCGAGCATGGCATCGCCCAGGCCTTTGCCGCCATCCTGATTTCGCCGCAGTTCCTGTTCCGCGCCGAAATCCAGCCGGAACCGAACAACCCTGGCAAAGTCGTTAACGTCGACGAGTACGCGTTGGCTTCGCGACTCTCCTACTTCCTGTGGAGTTCGCTGCCAGACGACGAACTGACCAAGCTGGCCAGCGAAGGTAAGCTACGCGAGAACCTGCGTGCCCAGGTCGATCGGATGATCGACGATCCCAAGTCCGAGCGATTCGTCGAGCGTTTCGTCGGCCAGTGGCTGCAAGCCCAGGATGTCGAGTCGCTGAGCATCGACGCTCGTCGTGCTCTGGGTATTCGCGACCTTGGTGATTCGCTACGCGTCTTCAGCCGGACCGTCCGCCGCGCCATGCGGGAAGAGACGGAAATGCTGTTCGAGTATGTCCTGAAGGAAAACCGCTCGGCAGGCGAACTGCTGACCGCCGATTACACCTTCCTGAACGAGCCCCTGGCCAAGTTCTACGGTCTGGAAGGGATCAAGGATCTCGACAAGAGCCGGATGAAGAAGGTCGACCTCCCTAAGGACAGCAAGCGCGGCGGCATCCTGACCCAGGGCACGTTCCTGGTGGTTACCTCCAACCCAACACGAACTTCCCCGGTCAAACGTGGGCTGTTCATCCTCGATAACATCCTCGGCACACCTCCTCCACCGGCACCACCCAACGTTCCGGCCCTGGAGGAAATCCGCCAGCGCGGCAAGCGTTTGACGATGCGTGAGCAAATGGAACTGCATGCCAGCGAAGCGCTGTGCAAGTCGTGCCACTCGCGGATGGATCCTCTCGGATTGTCGCTGGAGAAGTTCACCTACATCGGACAATACCAGGAAGACGACAACGGTCAGCCGATCGAAACTTCCGGCAAGCTGATCACCGGCGAAGAGTTCTCGAGTGTGAAGGAACTCTCCCGCGTCCTGGCCAACGAACGAAAAGTCGATTTTTATCGTTGTTTGACTGAAAAGATGCTCACCTACGCCCTTGGGCGGGGTTTGGAGTATTACGACACACCGACCGTAGACATCATCGTCGACGACATGCTTGCCAAAGATGGGAAGCTTCGCGACATGATTCACACCATTGTAGATAGCGCCCCTTTCCAAAAGCGTCGTGGCGACGGCGACTTGTTGTCGTCCGCCCAATGA
- a CDS encoding DUF1552 domain-containing protein, which yields MKMQPTRRHFLKGLGLAVALPAMESLMPGTAQAATQTATTAAGDPLRSAFLYVPNGVIMNKWSPEGSGKDYKLNETMKPLEKLRSEFQIVSGLAHENGFAGKDGAGDHARAHATFLTGARPKKTAGSDIELGISIDQEMAKYLGYETRLPSLELSCDGARKSGSCDSGYSCAYQFNLSWRSANTPMAAESNPRLVFERLFGRGDSEERQRNFDRRMTERRSVLDFVMGETKSMSKQLGRNDVQKLDEYLTGVREIEQRIQNAEKFRDLPETKMDAPSGIPKEYADHIRLMFDLLALSFQTDSTRVASFMLAHDGSNRNFRDIGVSEGHHSLSHHRDNQDMKNKLAKIDHFYVTQFAYFLEKLQAMKDPSGASVLDNSMIVYGSGLSDGNRHRHDDLPVILAGKGGGTLETGRHVQLDAKERTPMANLFVSMMDKMGIQDPDFGDSTGKLTVI from the coding sequence ATGAAAATGCAACCCACACGCCGCCATTTCCTCAAGGGACTCGGACTGGCCGTGGCTTTGCCCGCCATGGAAAGCCTGATGCCAGGCACCGCCCAGGCCGCTACCCAAACGGCAACGACCGCCGCTGGCGATCCCCTGCGGTCCGCCTTCCTGTACGTGCCCAATGGGGTCATTATGAACAAGTGGTCCCCGGAAGGTTCCGGTAAGGACTACAAGCTGAACGAGACCATGAAGCCGCTGGAAAAACTCCGTAGCGAGTTCCAAATTGTCAGCGGCCTGGCTCACGAAAACGGATTTGCGGGCAAAGACGGTGCCGGCGACCATGCCCGGGCACACGCAACGTTCCTCACCGGTGCCCGTCCGAAGAAGACTGCTGGTTCCGATATCGAACTAGGCATCTCCATCGATCAGGAAATGGCCAAGTACCTCGGCTACGAAACCCGTTTGCCGTCGCTGGAACTTTCGTGCGATGGTGCCCGTAAGTCTGGCTCGTGCGACTCCGGCTACTCGTGTGCCTACCAATTCAACCTGTCGTGGCGAAGTGCCAATACGCCGATGGCCGCCGAATCGAACCCACGCCTGGTGTTCGAGCGTCTGTTTGGTCGTGGCGACAGTGAAGAGCGACAACGCAACTTCGATCGACGTATGACCGAGCGTCGTTCGGTACTCGACTTCGTCATGGGTGAAACCAAGTCGATGTCGAAGCAACTCGGCCGTAACGACGTCCAGAAGCTGGACGAGTACCTGACCGGTGTTCGCGAGATTGAACAGCGAATTCAGAACGCCGAAAAGTTCCGCGATCTGCCGGAAACCAAGATGGATGCCCCCAGCGGTATCCCCAAGGAATACGCTGACCACATTCGCTTGATGTTCGACCTGCTCGCCCTGTCGTTCCAGACCGACTCGACCCGCGTCGCGTCATTCATGCTGGCTCACGACGGAAGCAATCGCAACTTCCGCGACATCGGTGTTTCCGAAGGGCACCATAGCCTGTCGCACCATCGCGATAACCAGGATATGAAGAACAAGCTTGCCAAGATCGATCACTTCTATGTCACCCAGTTCGCTTACTTCCTGGAGAAGCTCCAGGCGATGAAGGATCCCTCGGGTGCTTCGGTGCTGGATAACTCGATGATCGTTTATGGTAGCGGCCTGTCCGACGGTAACCGTCACCGTCACGACGACCTGCCGGTCATCCTGGCCGGTAAGGGTGGTGGCACGCTCGAAACGGGCCGCCACGTGCAGCTCGACGCCAAAGAGCGAACCCCGATGGCCAACCTGTTCGTCTCGATGATGGACAAGATGGGTATCCAAGATCCCGACTTCGGCGACTCGACCGGCAAACTGACGGTCATCTAA
- a CDS encoding transposase, which yields MSRRLPTTEVQALLAQMERCMIAVDDFGFVMLVDGKPQMVSHCSKDPDARWGRARRGYGKGYKVHAIYGSSSMPLAWDVEPLNVAETPVAVRLLPILGRGGGYLVADRGYDSNQLHDAAMEAGYQLVAEKLRPGKGLGHCRHSPGRIRCFALLEQEFGRALIRFRNQVERRFAWLGNHAGGLEPLPNWARRIHRVREWVQAKLLIHAMYMLLNLHPPPLAGE from the coding sequence ATGAGCCGACGCTTGCCAACCACGGAAGTTCAGGCACTGCTCGCTCAAATGGAACGGTGCATGATCGCGGTGGACGATTTCGGTTTTGTCATGCTCGTTGATGGCAAGCCGCAAATGGTGAGTCATTGCAGCAAGGATCCCGATGCCCGTTGGGGCCGCGCACGACGCGGCTACGGCAAGGGCTACAAGGTCCACGCGATCTACGGCTCGAGCAGCATGCCGCTGGCCTGGGATGTCGAACCGCTCAACGTGGCCGAAACGCCGGTTGCAGTTCGGCTTCTCCCGATCCTAGGGAGAGGCGGAGGCTATCTAGTGGCTGATCGTGGATACGACAGCAACCAGCTCCACGACGCGGCGATGGAAGCCGGTTATCAACTGGTGGCCGAAAAACTGCGACCAGGAAAAGGCTTGGGGCATTGCCGCCACAGCCCAGGACGAATTCGCTGTTTCGCCCTACTAGAGCAGGAGTTCGGTCGCGCCCTAATACGGTTCCGGAACCAGGTCGAACGAAGATTCGCCTGGCTTGGCAATCACGCCGGAGGCCTCGAACCACTACCCAACTGGGCTCGACGAATACACCGCGTCCGCGAGTGGGTTCAAGCCAAACTTCTGATCCATGCCATGTACATGCTCCTCAACCTTCATCCTCCACCGCTAGCTGGTGAATAA
- a CDS encoding sensor histidine kinase, translated as MLNRRPLKHKLIIGSGLLLALVLALFIVTITGGLSYRQVARDISARSVELPLAIDFSLAVTELRHTLNQARNSKRFGFHDSTTDPPLLREEFRAKFLSVQEALRRYEDQLNRSGAGDSDIGDDSDERDTIGEIHGSIQKLDAQYQDADWYLNDIKNDELIAEIDQLHVLAKKLPSFLIEDMQQLKDEVRGQYRLWITASVMVISLTVCAIISAAYACWRWLFSPLKILMDGSRRVANGDFEHRIQLEGHAELAILADAMNAMTNRFQAIESNLNEQVQDRTKQVVRSEQLASVGFLAAGVAHEINNPLASIAFCAESLRSRINEGETDPDGETTHFRDSDVTVLQTYLGMIEEEAFRCKEITERLLDFSRLGDVEKTETDVRDLVQGVIDMVRHLGKYREKNLIFEDDQVALAPVNGPEIKQVVLNLITNALDSIDPGGHVLVKVSEERGQVQVSVKDDGCGMTEEVRRHLFEPFFTRRRDGQGTGLGLSISYRIVSDHGGQIDAWSEGPGLGSEFSFTLPCREASKRNERRHQAA; from the coding sequence GTGCTCAACCGACGTCCACTCAAACACAAATTGATCATTGGCAGCGGTCTGCTGCTGGCGTTGGTGCTCGCGCTCTTTATCGTGACCATCACCGGCGGTCTCTCGTATCGGCAAGTCGCTCGCGACATTAGTGCGCGTTCGGTGGAACTCCCCCTAGCAATCGACTTCTCGCTGGCCGTAACCGAGCTTCGCCACACACTGAATCAAGCACGTAACTCCAAGCGTTTTGGCTTTCACGATTCGACAACCGATCCTCCCCTCTTGCGGGAAGAATTCCGAGCCAAGTTCCTATCGGTTCAGGAAGCGCTTAGGCGGTACGAAGATCAGCTCAACCGCAGCGGTGCCGGCGATAGCGACATCGGAGACGACTCGGACGAACGCGATACGATCGGCGAAATCCACGGCTCGATCCAGAAGCTGGATGCCCAATACCAGGACGCCGACTGGTACCTGAACGATATCAAGAACGATGAACTGATCGCCGAGATCGATCAACTGCATGTGTTGGCCAAGAAGCTCCCCTCGTTTTTGATCGAGGACATGCAGCAGCTCAAAGACGAAGTCCGCGGGCAGTATCGTCTATGGATTACGGCTTCGGTGATGGTGATCTCGCTGACCGTCTGCGCAATCATTTCGGCCGCATATGCCTGCTGGCGATGGCTGTTCAGTCCGCTCAAGATCCTGATGGATGGTTCGCGACGCGTCGCCAACGGCGATTTCGAGCACCGCATTCAACTGGAAGGCCACGCGGAACTGGCCATTCTGGCCGATGCCATGAACGCGATGACCAATCGCTTCCAGGCCATCGAAAGCAACCTGAACGAACAGGTTCAGGACCGCACCAAGCAGGTCGTCCGCAGCGAACAGCTGGCCAGTGTCGGCTTTTTGGCGGCCGGCGTGGCTCATGAAATCAACAATCCGCTGGCATCGATCGCCTTCTGTGCCGAGTCTCTTCGCTCGCGCATCAACGAAGGCGAAACCGATCCCGACGGAGAAACGACCCATTTCCGCGATAGCGACGTAACCGTATTACAGACCTACTTGGGAATGATCGAAGAGGAAGCGTTCCGGTGCAAAGAAATCACCGAACGCCTGCTCGACTTCTCGCGTCTAGGAGATGTCGAGAAGACCGAAACCGACGTGCGAGATCTGGTTCAAGGCGTGATCGACATGGTCCGCCACTTGGGCAAATATCGTGAAAAGAACCTGATCTTCGAGGACGACCAGGTCGCCCTCGCACCGGTCAATGGACCGGAAATCAAGCAAGTCGTGCTCAACCTGATTACCAATGCCCTGGACAGTATCGATCCAGGTGGACACGTGCTGGTAAAGGTGAGCGAAGAACGCGGACAGGTCCAAGTCAGCGTCAAAGACGACGGCTGTGGCATGACCGAAGAAGTTCGACGTCACTTGTTTGAGCCGTTTTTTACCCGACGCCGGGATGGCCAAGGGACAGGACTGGGGCTATCGATTTCGTACCGTATCGTAAGTGACCATGGCGGTCAGATCGATGCGTGGAGCGAAGGGCCAGGCCTCGGAAGTGAGTTTAGTTTTACGCTGCCATGCAGGGAAGCAAGTAAGCGAAATGAGCGAAGACACCAAGCAGCCTGA
- a CDS encoding sigma-54-dependent transcriptional regulator produces MKILFADDEKSLQKLMGLELPRLGHTVTVCPDGVTAIAALEKEDFDCLLVDLDMPGKGGIDVIKKAKETKPDTEAIILTGKSSTESAIAAVEFKVFAYLTKPCRLMELKTLLEGVYKKREQDRRIKALTSRLDRIEGKSKLIGDSGAMEIVNKMIAKVAPSNSAVLIRGETGTGKELVAKAIHDQSLRHAQPFVAVNCGALPENLIESELFGHRKGAFTGAEETRIGLFEVAHGGSLFLDEIGELPKALQAKLLRVLETGEIRRVGENSSIKVDVRIISATHRHIEDMVKDGDFREDLMFRINTFEIQLPPLRERTEDIPLLAEHISRRFWPTIPMTHTVFATETIHALKSHSWPGNVRELANVVEHATILCEELPIQPQHLPRRFSEQSYAAGPPELRAVSGPMSLRELEMQAIHDALDRHDGNKPQAAEELGISLKTLYNKLNQATASEKSA; encoded by the coding sequence CTGAAGATATTGTTTGCCGATGACGAGAAGTCGCTCCAGAAGCTGATGGGGCTCGAACTTCCGCGTCTCGGCCACACGGTTACCGTCTGCCCGGACGGCGTTACCGCGATTGCCGCACTCGAAAAGGAAGACTTCGACTGCCTGCTGGTCGACCTCGACATGCCCGGCAAAGGGGGCATCGATGTCATCAAGAAGGCAAAGGAGACCAAGCCGGACACCGAAGCGATTATTCTGACCGGCAAGTCGTCGACCGAAAGCGCGATTGCCGCGGTCGAGTTCAAGGTATTCGCCTACCTGACCAAGCCATGCCGCTTGATGGAACTGAAGACGCTGCTGGAAGGGGTCTACAAAAAGCGCGAGCAAGACCGCCGTATCAAAGCGCTGACCAGCCGCCTGGACCGCATCGAAGGCAAGTCGAAGCTGATCGGTGACTCGGGCGCGATGGAGATCGTCAACAAGATGATCGCCAAGGTCGCTCCGTCGAATTCGGCCGTGCTCATCCGCGGTGAAACGGGTACTGGTAAAGAGCTGGTCGCCAAAGCAATTCACGATCAGAGTCTGCGTCACGCACAACCGTTTGTCGCGGTGAATTGTGGTGCATTACCTGAAAACCTGATCGAAAGTGAACTGTTCGGTCACCGCAAAGGAGCGTTCACCGGGGCGGAAGAAACCCGCATCGGTCTGTTTGAAGTCGCTCATGGTGGTTCGCTTTTCCTCGACGAAATCGGCGAGCTTCCCAAGGCGCTGCAAGCCAAACTGTTGCGAGTGCTGGAAACGGGCGAGATCCGTCGCGTGGGCGAGAACAGCTCGATCAAGGTCGACGTTCGCATCATCAGCGCGACCCACCGTCACATCGAAGACATGGTGAAGGATGGCGACTTCCGCGAAGACTTGATGTTCCGCATCAACACCTTCGAGATTCAGTTGCCGCCGCTACGGGAACGAACCGAAGACATTCCCCTGTTGGCCGAGCACATCAGTCGCCGCTTCTGGCCGACCATTCCGATGACGCACACGGTCTTCGCGACGGAGACCATTCACGCCCTCAAGTCGCACTCGTGGCCTGGCAACGTGCGTGAACTGGCTAACGTTGTCGAGCACGCCACGATTCTGTGCGAAGAGTTACCGATTCAACCGCAGCATCTGCCGCGTCGCTTCAGCGAACAATCATATGCAGCGGGTCCACCGGAACTACGAGCGGTGAGTGGTCCGATGTCGCTGCGTGAGCTCGAAATGCAGGCCATCCACGACGCTTTGGATCGTCACGATGGCAACAAGCCGCAAGCGGCTGAAGAGCTGGGGATTAGCTTGAAGACGCTGTACAACAAGCTGAACCAGGCGACGGCCAGCGAGAAGTCGGCCTAA
- the lexA gene encoding transcriptional repressor LexA has protein sequence MASSQSATDSLTKRQKDVFYFIREKIQSRGYGPTVREIGEEFEISSPNGVVCHLKALERKGLISREKNMSRAIQLKVETEEETGLPFVGRIAAGVLHEAIGQDERVDFGSMFSHRDHFVLEVTGDSMIEAHIDEGDYVVVKQQETARPGEIVVAETDEGEATLKYWYPEKNRIRLQPANSSMQPIYVKNAKVRGVVIGVVRKF, from the coding sequence ATGGCAAGTTCGCAGTCGGCCACCGATTCTCTTACCAAACGACAAAAGGACGTCTTCTACTTCATCCGCGAGAAGATCCAGTCTCGCGGCTACGGTCCCACCGTGCGAGAGATCGGGGAAGAATTCGAGATCAGCTCGCCCAACGGCGTCGTGTGCCATCTGAAAGCCTTGGAGCGCAAAGGACTTATCTCGCGCGAGAAGAACATGTCTCGGGCCATCCAACTGAAGGTCGAGACCGAAGAAGAGACCGGCCTGCCGTTTGTCGGGCGAATCGCCGCCGGCGTCCTGCATGAAGCCATCGGCCAGGACGAACGGGTCGATTTCGGCTCGATGTTCAGCCACCGAGACCATTTCGTGCTGGAAGTCACCGGCGACTCGATGATCGAAGCCCACATCGACGAAGGGGACTACGTCGTCGTCAAACAGCAGGAAACGGCTCGCCCGGGCGAGATCGTCGTGGCCGAGACCGACGAAGGGGAAGCGACCCTCAAGTATTGGTACCCCGAAAAGAACCGCATCCGTCTGCAACCCGCCAACAGCAGCATGCAGCCCATCTACGTCAAAAACGCAAAAGTCCGCGGCGTGGTGATTGGCGTGGTAAGAAAGTTCTAG
- a CDS encoding Flp family type IVb pilin yields MLPKILNFLRSEDGPTAVEYAVMMAMILLACLSAIFFFGQQTVASYNYSASEIERTFPDLGV; encoded by the coding sequence ATGCTCCCCAAGATTCTCAATTTTTTACGAAGCGAAGATGGTCCCACGGCCGTAGAGTACGCGGTCATGATGGCCATGATCCTGCTGGCTTGCTTAAGTGCGATCTTCTTCTTCGGTCAGCAAACGGTCGCAAGTTACAACTATTCAGCCAGTGAAATCGAACGCACATTCCCAGATTTGGGTGTGTAA